Genomic DNA from Corylus avellana chromosome ca4, CavTom2PMs-1.0:
TATAATTTTCCACTCTTTATTCCAAGTAAAAAAGCAAAGATGGGGTTAAAAATCATCATAGCGGCAAAATCATTAGTTATCCAACCAACAAACAAAGAATCATTGGCCAAACCATGCGTatgcttaaatataaatgaacATAAAGAAACTTCCATCAATTTGTCACTAGCTAACTCTAATAGTCTAATAGACTCAATAATTATGTAGCCAGCGCACAAGGTCAATAAATATTTCCCTACCTTCACTCCTTGAGCAAGAGATATGGAAACACTAAGCATGGAGCTTTCACAAACCTTTCGTGGTCATGGACTTCTCACAGCATTTATGTTCTTACTAATTAACTTGTCTTTAGCTGCTTCTTCACCGCCTCAAGGTATGAACTCTCCACCTGTTTCTTGATTAGCACAATTCATATTAGTTGAATGAATTTGCTTTGATCTCATTCTTCATTCACTGTAGGAAAGAGTCTCCCCTACATGACTTCGGATGTCGAAGAAGTGGCGGGCAAATCTTTCGATTACATTGTTGTTGGGGGAGGCACCACCGGATGTGCCTTAGCCGCGACCTTGTCGGAGAGCTTCACTGTGTTATTGGTGGAACGGGGTGGCTCACCATATGGAAATCCATTGGTGTTGGATAAAAAGTACTACGGGTTTTCGTTGATCCAAACTGATGATTACACATCAGTTGCACAGAGCTTTATCTCCAAGGATGGGGTCATGAATAGCAGAGGAAGAGTTCTTGGAGGATCATCTGCTATTAATTTTGGGTTTTATAGTAGAGCGAGTGAGCGTTTTATCAATAAAGTTGGATTAGATAAGGAACTAGTAACAGAAGCTTATGAATGGGTGGAATCTAGAATTGTATCTAAACCTGAGTTGACCCTGTGGCAGACCGTCGCTGAATTTGGCCTTCTCGAAGCAGGAATTCTGCCTTATAATGGTTTTAGTTTGGAACATATTGAGGGAACAAAGGTGGGAGCAACTttgtttgatgaatttggaATCAGACACACCTCAGCTGATCTTCTGGAGGCAGGAAATCCGGAAAATATCACAGTTCTTTTGAATGCGACAGTAAAGAATGTCATATTTTGTAACGGTAAGCAAGAATGGTTACAATAAACAGTTCGCATCCAAAACATCTTTCATCTTAAATCTCATATTTCTCTTCAAATGATGCAGAAAACAGGAACAAAAGCAGAGCCCATGGCATAAGGTTTATCAAGAGCAGCGGCTGCCCTGATCAAACCCATGAAGCTTATCTCAACCAACCTGATGAATCCAGTTCATGGGGAGATGTGATATTATCAGCAGGAGCTTTAGGCAGCCCCCAAATTTTATTGTTAAGCGGCATTGGACCTCAGCAACAGCTCAGGAACTTCAATATCCCAGTTGAGCTCGATTTGGAAGGGGTTGGACAGGGAATGAAAGACAACCCTGGTATTGCCCTCTTAGTGGACAATAAGCCACAAAATCGGCTACCAGACACTCCCCAAGTTGTCGGAATAGCGGATGACTTCAAAATCATAGTTGAAGCAGGAATAATACCTGTAAGCTTGAATGCAACAAGAATGACAGTTGCTGCCAAAGTTGCATTCCCAGCATCAGAAGGCAAGCTTGAATTAAATAGCAGCGACCCCAGAGAAAACCCATCAGTACAATTCAACTATCTAGCAAAGGAAAAGGACTTAGAAGAATGTGTGAAGTTGAGCCAACTGCTTGAGCGGGTTGCAAGGTCTCAATCGATTGCTATGTTCGTGGGAATGCAACACAAGAAGAATAACCTGATGACTAGTGAGGATGAGCTGAAAAAATCTTGCAAGAAAAATGTAAGGACCTTTTATCACTACCACGGCGGTTGTACCGTTGGATCGGTTGTGGACAAGGATCACAAGGTTTATGGGGTCGAGGGTTTGAGAGTGGTGGATGGCTCAACATTCCTGGAATCACCAGGCACCAATCCAATGGCCACTCTCTTAATGCTAGGGAGATACCAAGGGATCAAGATTCTGCAAGAAAGGGAAGATACTTGTGCAGTTGGTATCCAGCAAAACCCATAAGAAACTCTATAAACTCCATTGTGTATCAGTTGACCAAGAATCTGATAGTACATATTAATAAACATTTTCCAGTTCTACATATTAATGAACAATTTCCAGTTCTTGCAATGAATCTAACAACAATAATTTCCTATTCCATCTAGCAGGGTtctggtgttttttttttttttttttttttttttttttaaattgataatcCCAatttcaatattaaaaaaaaaaaaaggcagaaaaGTGTAAACCATTTATTCCTTCAAGAAAAACATAATCACAGTTCTTTCCTGTACATCGtatttccaaaaaataattatctAACCCTCCGTTTCATGATCAGGCCTAGGACTCGAGGAAGAATCACTGGTTGGAGTTTGATTTGAATCCCCACTCCTACCACTATTGAAAGAAAAACTAACCCAAATCTCCCTCTCAaccctcctctctctcccttcctcATCCCTCTTCTTGCCCACCTCTTCCTCCTCAACAGGCATCTTGTACCTGCAAACAGGGCAAGACCCATGAATCCCCAGCCACTTCTCGATACAATTTGTGTGGAATCTATGCTTACAGGGCATCTCTTTGGCCACCCCACCAACCTCCAACTCGTCCAAGCAAATCACACACTCCCCACCGTCTTCATCCACCTCCACATTCGGCATGGCCTGTATAGAAGCCTTCGATGCCGGTGGCTGCCCATCCTTGCCACCCTGTTCGCGCAGCAGGGAATCCAAGCTCGACGTTCCGTCAATCACCACCATGCCTTGCGTGAAGGGGTTGATGAGGATGATCCTGTCACGTGGCGTTGTGGGTGTATTCTCAGAGTCTTGATCTGAGACGTCCTCCGGTTGTGGGTCTCTTCTTGGGTCGGCGAAGCCCAGGATAAAGGGTATGAACAGAGACAGGTCTCTGTTCCTCACCACCCTTTCAAACATTGAAGAAATCTCCGACATCTCGGCCTCAGAAGCCATATGATTAAAGATtttgtagagagagaaagagagagatctaGGCAAGCACAAGAGGCTGCATAATGGAGATGAAGAAAGGTGGAGTTGAGGATATAATAAGGAGAAAGAGGTGTGCGCCCATTGGAAGGTTGTGGAAGGATCTGGAATTTGTGAGCACAGTACTGTTGTGtgtgatagagagagagagagacggaaAATACACTGCactgtttttttatgtttatccCAAAACTGCCCTTTTCGGATGGGATGAAGATTTTTATGGGGTGTGATCATGTACGGGTAAGCGTATTGTACTCTATGTCCAAATTTCGGAGAATCTGAGGAGGCAATCAAAGGAGGTGTTCCAGCAGGTGGGCCTGAGTagctttttttttggtgggccTGCCTGAAGATCTGTTCGAATACCTCCAAAAGGGCCCAAACACGCACTTCCTTCTCTCATCAAAAAATCGCATTAATGTTGTGTGAATATTTTTAACTCTTTTACCCAACAAGAATTggtaaatcatttttcttttttatgcttGACTTTTGTAATACAATTTCTTTATGTTGTTAATTTTACATCGAATTATaacttctttctttattattattattatgcatCCATTCCTTTCTTAGATAAAAGGTGACATGAGTCTTGGTGCTTTTGTTCTTGGCTCTCATGATTGTATTTTGACGAAGCTTTCATGCTGAGGAGACCCTACAGGCTACAACTACTAGTAGTAGTACTAGTAGGAGGATTAGCTTTCAAGCCTGTTAGTGTTGGGGGGTGAATCGACATGAATATTTCTTATGTTTAAATGTTTACCTTTTTCTAAAGGAGTAGTTGGTAACATGTTTCAATGCAGTTGGAGGATTCAATAAGGATGCAGGGTAGTAAAGTGTAGCAAATAAAACCTCGTACTCGGTTTGGTGGGTGGGTGAGTTGATAGGATAAAGAATTCCTCCATCCCCACTACTATAGCGACAGGGCAGCATTCCTTGTAGATTCTACCTTAACATACGCGTGTCGAGTGCAAGTGAATTCCTTTCCTTACATTGCTATAGGGAATGGTTTTCTTTTAGGAATATGAATCAAAATAACTACCACTActctaatttaaaattatctctctctctctctctctctctctccctatatatatattttaatgttgTGAATACAAATTGttatttataggttaatatgataCTATGAAACTATATAagaaataattggtgatttGCCCTACAAAACAAgcgctgaaaaaaaaaaaaaaattgaccatttTCAAGCTTgcaaataaacaataaaaaatagctAATTTTTATGGAATATGTATTcaattgaaaacaattttttaagggaaaatattttttatcaaaacaaatGGAGCGAGAGTGAAAAatccaagagaaaaaaaaaatcatatttggcTGGGATGAGCAATATAGTATATAGGAATAACGATATATACTACATCACTATTCCACTATGTTGATTGGCATTGtcaattcaccattgaatttttcttttcttctaataAGGCAAATCTAAAGGTGAATTGGTAGTGTCATGTCAGTGCTAGTGGTGTGATagataacattactcaatatatatatatatatatctcttttcttttttttcttctattttgcaGGATAAAATCGGAGAGCATAACATACAATGTAGCCCTTAACTAGGGCATGAATTTCCATGAAAAATAGGAACCTTGAAAATACTCTACAAAATTCTGTTTTGGCAGTTGATGACAAGTACATTTATATTTGAGATCTTTAGCTCCAAAGATTATCGACCCGcgataaaaattgaagaagatacAAGTCTATCGCGGCAAGAACCCATGAGCAGAAATTGCAATCTCAAAGGCTTGCATTCTTTCCCCACAAGCAAAGCCATTGCGGTCGTAAGATGATATTTCATTTATGTTTAGATCATTACAAGCCTTGACAAGCTCCTCACCAACACGTTTAGCAGCTTCCTGATAATCAAAACAGAACAATCACAACCATAGAGCAAAAAGAATGATAGTGGCCAAGATTTTTCCTCCACAAACATGAACTTTTACAAACATTTTTTCTACTTACTATGGTGCTACAAGGAGGATGCTGACGAATAGATTTCTGCAAAGAGCTTCCATAAAACAAACACTTGTTGTTTTGATCATCTACTAGCATAGCATACATCTGCTTGTCTGAACAGAATACTGAAAGCCTTGGTCTTGTAGGTGTGCCATTAAACTGGTCAACAATTAGAAATTATGGTTCTGATAGACTGGCAAAATAACTATTactaataaaatgttatttttagaaaatacttaAACAGCACAGGAGTAGAATTCCCTTGTACAAGGCAAGATGTAAACTATAGGCTGTGAGACATATATATCAGCTTATGCCATAGAACCAAAGAAATGCAATGCAGTAGCATCACCTAGACTCATATTCTCGTCATAAGtccaaagaaaatatatatatatatatatataggaggaCTTGTATGCCAAAAGGCGattctttagctaaaatttagttAAACTTGCTAAGTCGGATATGAGTACTCTTAGAATTCAGACGAAACAACCTAGAGGGAACTTAATCCAGTTGAAACTACCACTACTTCCTCAACGTGAAATCAGGACCAGCCCACCAAAAAGTAGCAATGCTAAACAGGAGACAGGAAAAGAAAGCCCTATGCATCAAACTCACATATTGTcttaaaataaagaagagaagtCATACCTTCTTTCGCATCCTCCTGTTTCGTATTTTTGCACTTTCCTTTCTAGTATTTGCCCTCGCTTCGACAAGCAATGGCCTCGCAAAGAAATCTATGAAAAACCAAGTATCTAAGTAAACCAATAGTGATAAAAGTTGTTTACGCAGAGTTAAAGGTATATGTTGACTGGTTTTATATTTGCACATTTACATGTGCGCGCAGACACACAAAGAAACCCAGTAAGCATGAACTTATCACTATGTTCAGTACTGCAAGCATCTTCTATGCTTTGTGCAAACAGTTGAAAAGAACACATTCTAGCCACGGGGAGAGGGGGGGTTAGGAGGTAACTTGGTTGCACTTACTTCTACTCCGCATGGGAAGGAAGTTAAAGGGTTTTGAACAGATCCCAAAGACTGCAGAAGACTTGAATTGCAGCACAGGAGCATTCACAAGAGCCATACTGTGCAGTTCTAGAAAAATTGAAGTACCCAGAAGTGAGTAAGATCATGCTTTCGGAAAGACTTCCAAAGAGCTAACGTTTAGAAACACAACAAAAGATCGTTCAGgaattttaccaaacatgtcacGTGCAACCGTTCTAAAAAGTTGTGTTCCGCTGAGTACAGTCGAAGTCCTGCCAAAGGTCTTCCTTTTCTAATTCCAGTAAAGGGGGAGAGCAAGGGCCAAGGGACATGGTTTGTGGACTCCCACTTGGGAGAGAGAGAACTACTGCAAACTATATAAGCTCCACTTGTCAGTAGCCAAAAGTAGAAATTATTTACGGGccggaagaaaaataaaaaatctaattcCCAACGTCGTATTCTCAGTGAAGAAGTGCAACGGTTGGGGAGGGCAGTTAATGACCATTTGCAGCCCTCAAAAACTATAAAAAGCAACTCTCAGAACATCTTACAAACACTCTCTCTTCAACCCAAGTATAATAAATATTTGGACCCACACAAGAAAACGTGTGGTAGTTGGTGCAAAATGCTGATAAGTAAAATCAGACTCTTCTTTCAAACCGCCATTTAAAGCGGCTTTTTTCTTGACCCGTGAGCCAAAGAATCTAATAGATCAACCCAATTTGTCAAGCATTGCTTAGTTGTATTTGAGTGTTTCTTGGGCTGCCCGAACCCCACATATTTTGTTTGATGCCATTTTCTCTTAcctattttcttttgttcttgcttagaagaagaaggtaaaaaaaaaaaaaaaaacacaacgaTCACGAGTTAGGGCTCGCTTGGTTCGTGGAATGACTATTCTATTCGGAaaaagaatagctattcctgggaatagaagagtgtgtaatggaatagctattcctattccttagtttggttgAAGCATTGGAATGGAGTGTgaaatggaatagctattcctattcctttgtttggtacaGTCCAATAGGATtgtgaatggaatcatattgtaatcaaattttctaaaatacccttatgatacaaatataatttatttttataaaggacttttttttgtttatattataaGGTATAAGAACACAAccaacacaataaaatattgattaaaagGGTACTTTCATAAACAAAGAAGATTCAAATTAAGCAAATCCTTGAAACTGCTATGTATcactttcaaataaaatagaaaaaaaaaaactatatgtatatatatatggtataatTAAAACAAACCATATCTGGGGACTAATTAGAACATCCATGAACCTTGATGAATATGAGAAGTAGCGAAGCATCTTACTGGATGGAAGCAGCCGATATGAGGTCAAGCAATCATGGAATCCAACATGATATACAGAAATGAGAGTTCCAATGCATCAGATGAAGAAGAAACGTATCGACAGTTGTATGCCCTTCCAAGTCAAAATGCATCTCCAATAACTATAAGCTTTAGCTAGCAAGCTAGGATATTTTATCCTGAAGTTGAAGTGTTGCCCTCATGAATTCACTCCACTGTGCTTCTTCTGTAATTTTAGTTCTATGGCATTGGCAAGATAACTACTAAACTGGAAGTGTCATTCCATTTCTTTTACTATAACTACATTAGAAGAAAATTCTTGGAGAAAGCAAATGGTGTTGATGAATCTAACGGTGGAGTTCCATATCAAAGCACCCATCTAATTAAACCCTCAAAACCAACCAGAATAACAAAATCATAAGCCTAAGATGaactacaaacacaaacacccaATCAAGACCCAAGTTCGGCCATACCCCAAAAATCACCAAATCAAAACTCCTCTCGAAACCCAATTGGTTTGACAGCCAGAACATTTCAATTCAACCACAATTTGCAATCAATTAATCAACTACAAGTGAACAAGAACACCTAATCAACCCTTCAATCACCGAAACAAATACCCAAATTGATTTGAGCTTCATCAACCACAATCACCCGAAATCAATATGAAACAGAGACCGAAATAACGAATCTAAATCACAATACATGTCAATATAAGACCCACAAAGAAATAAGTACCAAATCACAATACATGTCAATATAAGACCCACAAAGAAATAAGTACCAAATCACAAAACACATCAAATGAAACCCTATCTTCTTCCAAAACCTTGAAAATTTAACAAGATAAgccaaagaaaaacagaaaatgagtGCAGAGAGTGAGATTTACAACAAGAAATGAGCGAGAGCGGGGGAGAGAAGAAATACCCAAGGCTGGAAAAATTAAACACTTACCCAGCTGATTCCTGTTTGGACACCGAGAAACACAAGGGCCAGAGTTGGGCCAAGGTCTGCCACCCCAATCGCTTTCCTCCGCACACCGACAATGGCCAAGCCACTGTGCTTCAATCTGCAAACGATTTTctagagagggagggagggcgGAAGGAAGGAATGAAGAAAAGGGACAAATTGCTTTGAAAGACTCAAACAAAACAATGggcatttaaattttgagggaAACTATTTTTGGCTCGACGAATTACAAACGCCATGGCATTTTCTCTCCTAAACTATTAACTATAATACTAGACCcatgaattattattttgtactCAAAACTCTTCTTCTATTAGTCAAAGGTCCCTTTCATCAATCAAACGCGTTAACTCAGACGCTCAAAATGACAATATGTTGTATAGAGGGTAAAGTGACAATGCTTTATAGTTCATGGGTCAAAGTGATACGTAGATCATATGAGTTAACgcttttgactgacggaatagGCCTTTGATTAAGTGACGAAATGGGGATTTTTAATAATTCATGAGAGAAAGTGTCAAAGTATTGTAATTCATCAAGTGTTACAGTTGGTAATTCGTATGTTTGCTTTTGATAAATTGCCATCGGTACacaatcacattttttttatttgattttaattttttattattttaattttaattttctttttaaaaattaaataatattttattatttaattaaactgaaaaatataGCGTCATATTGACTGTTGAATAAAAATAGacaaccaaaattaaaaaattcccTGTAATGGAGGGTGACGTGTTTTACaaattgttctttttaaataataataataataatataaaaagttatttaaaacaTACCATGTAAGTCTACTAAATGAATATAAAGAATAACATAAAAGTTCTTCTGTTTCTCTTGCTTGGAttcacaaacaaataaacaggGACAGAGAAATAAAggttttgtgtctttttgtatCAATGAAATCATTTTCTCCTCCACAAGCAAAGACTCTAATCTAAATCCCAAGCCAAGTACTCTATCTCTTAGTGACCGAGTCCATTCAAGAAACACATGTACACCCAAACTAAATTactgtaattttttaaattattatccatatgttttttcttctactccgtctcttccttctctttctaaCTGACGTTCTCTCTCCCttcatttattctttcttctctattttcCTTACGTTAATACtctttccctctccctcttAACTATCAAAAGCCAAAAGTCCCACAACCAAcaggaggggaaaaaaaaggaaaaaaatataaagcagCATATATTTCAGATAATTGCTAACACTGTATAGATAAATTGTTTAAACATAATTGTAATTTGTATTTGAGTCTATCTTCGCTCCATTTGGGTATAATAAAGTTTGAATCATGGAATCTATTGTTTTACGGCTTTAAAAATATATGGGTAttcaaaataaatgaaaagaaaatctcAATTTTGACTGTAAATTAGTATTTTCTTCTAAGCAGACATCAAATGTTTAATTCTGTAAGTTTTTGGTTCTATCttgaatcaatatatatatatatatatatatatatatatatatatattttctgttttctgtacATGGTGCTGATCTTTCATTTGCAATTCAGTGAGATAGATTATGatcataatataaaagaaagagagggactCAAAACCTTGTTGACAAAGACGACACATTGGACTGGGTCTTGCAGATGTAGCGACTGCGTATACAAATATATGTAggaaatgtaaaaaaaattgaatgtgaAACAAATATCTAAAATCCAAAACActatagaagaagaagaagcgtacccgagagagagatttgtgagaagaaagagagggagagagaacgTCCATGAGAGTTAAGAGAGACATTCTATCAAACACCTCCGGAGCCTCATCCAAAACATTAACAGAAAAGAATtaccacaaaaaacaaaacaaatctatAATACCAATTAGTGATATCATAATCTTATCATTCAATTAGTGCagttctctcatctctcatctctAAGACGCTTGTAAAATCAACTTCAACTTGGAGAAAGAACGCACTCCATTTTATCCCTGCCAACATGTTATCAAATATATTTACATGATAAGAAAAccttaattatatttcatacaCGATCTTGATTCCCAAGAAATTGATCTTATAAACGGAAATTTATTCAAACGAGTTCAATCACAAAAATTCACTGGTTCAGgacacatgtcgcaattctaaacaCTTTTACTTAAACCGGTTCAATTATCAAAATGTACAtgtcttttgattttaaacacacaatctaatctaatctaatatatctaatatatatataatctaatctAATTACATTTAATTGACAGTTGTTCTAGGGGAGTTTTCTACAGGAGAGTCTAATAATTTGACACGTGCCATTACATTTAATTGACAGttgtttaatttaaattaaactcTGCCAGAAGAGGCTAATATCATGACATGTGGCATTCCATTAATATGAGAGTTTTCTACGGGAGAGTCTAATAACTTGACACGTGCCATTACATTTAATTGACAGTTGTTCTAGGAGAGTTTTCTACATGAAAGTCTAATAACTTGACACATGTCATTACATTTAATTGACAGTTGTTTAGTTTAAATTAAACTCTGCCAGGAGAGGTTAATATCATGACATGTGGCATTCCATTAATCTGACAAgtgattattttaaatgaaactgTGCATTTAAGTTTGTAAATCAAAACACACGTACGTAACACCTTTTCATATCGCTTCaaactgctctctctctctctcacgctcAACTGCCTACAAAATATATAACTTTGTACTGCTCTGTCTCTCTTCCTCTATTATGCTGTTTTTTCCAATTGTTTCACAACCCTCTGAAATTTCACTCTATCTACAGCGAGTAAGTttattttatctcttttcaaaatttaattaccTTTTGAGACTGCCAATTAGATCTCCATCTTCTTCCTTGCTTTCTATTTGTTGAATTTCATTGAAATATGTTTATTTTAGATTCCTTTTTCAAATACGTTTATTTTAGGCCATATATGGGTGTAGTGAATTGATATTAGGGGAATTGGGAAAAATGGGTGTTAATGGCATTGAATTGGGtacttttgtttggttggtttCTAGTTTCACAGAATATTtatctctctgtttctttcaTCGCCCTCcccgaaagaaaaaaaatgacggcaaattgtttaaatttcaattgtttttattatgtttacaaATTGCCATCGTTCAATGTTATTGTTTATCTTAACACTGTCATTCACTGTTATTGTTCGatttgcttttattatttttgatgagtctattatttatatatatatattcctttttgCAGTTCAAGGTCTACATTctattttgtttgataacaatTGTGTTTTCCTATTCATTCCCCATAACCACAAATCAGTTGCTTTTCTTCGGTACTTATTTTTGGCATAAGAAAAAGTGTTGTAGAGggaaatgaaatttaatttaaattattagtattttttcttaagaagtaagaagataaaataaaaaatgctcaATTTTTCAAACTAAGTATAGAATGATATTTGTCTTTTGTTTATGCATTCTGGAATAAAGTTTTCTCTCTTTGAAGGTGTGgacaaaataaaatcatcatcttTTTGTTAGTGTTGTATTATAACAGTTTTTTGCAcaccttttaattttgattattagTTTCAATatgtgattcttttttttttttttttttaatatataaattcttttatatttgaaagaaaCTGCAGATACATATAGCAATTTCTATTCAAGCGCTAAGTTAATTAGTGTAATAGGTTTTCGCAATCTCTTTTTAATACAGagtttgttatatttttcaCATGTAATACAatttgagcattttttttttccttttattaattataaaaaaatacaacttgAGCATTTATGTTGTTGTAAATGTTATCTTAacgcttttatttttcttgaaattaaGCTTTatagaagggttttttttttttttctgcttcctacttgaaacttttttttttttctttttcctttttcatttatgcatccactaattattattattttttccttcctgTCAATTTTAGAAACAAAGTTGTGCATTGCACGGGTTTCAAGCTCGTTTAACATAAAATGACACTTAGTAGCATTTTAAAACGCCACATGTTGCAATTTTATGTCATCCTACTTAAAACTCCCCTATTATATATAGATTCTCTGTGAACTTTGGCGAGTCACAAACTCAATGCACAATGGAGCCGAACCCAGAAGAGGACTTTGGAATCAAAATCTACAATGCTCCACCCAATGACCCGACCCAAATCATTTCCTCTGATCCCCAGGCCGGTCCTGAAGTTGGCAGGAAACGGCGAGCAGTTGCCAAGGGAATGCAAAAAACCATATCAAAAACTTCGATGCTTGTCAACTTCCTACCAACCGGGACGCTTCTGACATTTGAGATGGTTCTCCCGTCCGTGTCCGGCAATGGCTTGTGCTCTCCTGTTAGCACCATGATGATTCATTTCCTTTTAGCCCTCTGCGCCCTCTCCTGCTTCTTCTTTCACTTCACCGACAGTTTTCGGGGCCCCGATGGCAAAGTCTATTACGGCTTCGTGACCCATAAAGGTTTGGCAGTGTTCAAGTCCGGGCTTGGTGTCGAAGTTCCAAAGGATGATAGGTACAAAGTTGGGCTCACGGATTTCGTCCATGCAATCATGTCGGTGATGGTTTTCATGGCAATTGCTTTCTCGGATCATCGAGTGACCAACTGCCTCTTCCCTGGACATGCAAATGACATGGATGAAGTGATGGAGAGTTTCCCTCTGATGGTTGGGATTATCTGCAGTGCCCTGTTCTTGGTGTTTCCAAATACTCGATTTGGCGTCGGATGCATGGCTGCCTGATTCTTATGGGGTTTGTTAGTTAACATGCTTGTTCTTCAGATACTATCAACTTCTGTACATCCTACAGTACTAACTAATAAGGATTTTATCACATTTatgtaatttctttttgtttgtcattAGTAATAATCGAGACATTAAAATCTCTATTATGATTGTCATGTCACTGTCGAGCTTTGACTCCAGCGCACACGAATGCGGAAAATGCAAGTTTGCTAATTATTGcatgtattttatttatgggTGTTTATAATCTAGTAGAAAATGGTAGAGGATTTGAAGCATTTCAATGGGTTCTCGGTAGAGAATTTGAAGCATTTCATTGGTAGAGAACTTGGAATCTTTTCCcggaaaaaaaatgtacaagCATTTTCTCTTTGAAGTGAGACAATGATTAAGGTATAAGGAA
This window encodes:
- the LOC132177424 gene encoding protein HOTHEAD-like, which gives rise to MELSQTFRGHGLLTAFMFLLINLSLAASSPPQGKSLPYMTSDVEEVAGKSFDYIVVGGGTTGCALAATLSESFTVLLVERGGSPYGNPLVLDKKYYGFSLIQTDDYTSVAQSFISKDGVMNSRGRVLGGSSAINFGFYSRASERFINKVGLDKELVTEAYEWVESRIVSKPELTLWQTVAEFGLLEAGILPYNGFSLEHIEGTKVGATLFDEFGIRHTSADLLEAGNPENITVLLNATVKNVIFCNENRNKSRAHGIRFIKSSGCPDQTHEAYLNQPDESSSWGDVILSAGALGSPQILLLSGIGPQQQLRNFNIPVELDLEGVGQGMKDNPGIALLVDNKPQNRLPDTPQVVGIADDFKIIVEAGIIPVSLNATRMTVAAKVAFPASEGKLELNSSDPRENPSVQFNYLAKEKDLEECVKLSQLLERVARSQSIAMFVGMQHKKNNLMTSEDELKKSCKKNVRTFYHYHGGCTVGSVVDKDHKVYGVEGLRVVDGSTFLESPGTNPMATLLMLGRYQGIKILQEREDTCAVGIQQNP
- the LOC132177426 gene encoding E3 ubiquitin-protein ligase MPSR1-like encodes the protein MASEAEMSEISSMFERVVRNRDLSLFIPFILGFADPRRDPQPEDVSDQDSENTPTTPRDRIILINPFTQGMVVIDGTSSLDSLLREQGGKDGQPPASKASIQAMPNVEVDEDGGECVICLDELEVGGVAKEMPCKHRFHTNCIEKWLGIHGSCPVCRYKMPVEEEEVGKKRDEEGRERRVEREIWVSFSFNSGRSGDSNQTPTSDSSSSPRPDHETEG
- the LOC132180016 gene encoding uncharacterized protein LOC132180016 isoform X2; protein product: MFELHSMALVNAPVLQFKSSAVFGICSKPFNFLPMRSRNFFARPLLVEARANTRKESAKIRNRRMRKKFNGTPTRPRLSVFCSDKQMYAMLVDDQNNKCLFYGSSLQKSIRQHPPCSTIEAAKRVGEELVKACNDLNINEISSYDRNGFACGERMQAFEIAISAHGFLPR
- the LOC132180016 gene encoding uncharacterized protein LOC132180016 isoform X1 — protein: MPIVLFESFKAICPFSSFLPSALPPSLENRLQIEAQWLGHCRCAEESDWGGRPWPNSGPCVSRCPNRNQLDFFARPLLVEARANTRKESAKIRNRRMRKKFNGTPTRPRLSVFCSDKQMYAMLVDDQNNKCLFYGSSLQKSIRQHPPCSTIEAAKRVGEELVKACNDLNINEISSYDRNGFACGERMQAFEIAISAHGFLPR
- the LOC132180073 gene encoding protein DMP9-like produces the protein MEPNPEEDFGIKIYNAPPNDPTQIISSDPQAGPEVGRKRRAVAKGMQKTISKTSMLVNFLPTGTLLTFEMVLPSVSGNGLCSPVSTMMIHFLLALCALSCFFFHFTDSFRGPDGKVYYGFVTHKGLAVFKSGLGVEVPKDDRYKVGLTDFVHAIMSVMVFMAIAFSDHRVTNCLFPGHANDMDEVMESFPLMVGIICSALFLVFPNTRFGVGCMAA